The Electrophorus electricus isolate fEleEle1 chromosome 8, fEleEle1.pri, whole genome shotgun sequence genome contains the following window.
GGGGTTTAAGAGTGTATGTCACTACGTCTGGGATGGACTTCAAGGATTCCAGCCACACTTTTCGAGCATTTTGAGATGTAGTGGAAAAAAGGAGGTCTTCATCATTGATGTTCCCTCCTGTAATCTCTGTTTGTCGGTCATCAAACATTGAGCTGAATGTTTCTTTAATATTCAGTTTCTTCTTTAGTTCTTGACAGTGAGAGAATTCTGTTTTCAGTCTTACACCTTGATATGTCCCTGATGCTTCTACATCCAAGCAGTCCTtagttgctgtgtttgtaaggCCATCCATTGCTGCTTTACAGGTTTTGATGGCAGTTACTGCCTTTATCTTCCCACCCAGATTGACTCCTGTGGTATAGTGAGTGCCGAATCTGTCAATTATGCTTTGATAGGAGTGTGAATCATATGTGGGGTAAAGAGACTTCACAGCTTGAAGAAACTCCTGATGCAGTGGGGGTGGTGATGCTATTTTGTAGCTGTAAAGTAATTTTTAGTCCATTAATATTTATGGATTGGACgcagtgaaaatgaatctcttattgaaaagtttttcaacattttacatCAAAGAATGCCTCACCTGTAAAAGCTGCATTTGACTTCATGCTTAGTGAAGCTGAACTTGTCTTCTTTTGACTTTGCCATAGCGTTGGTTGCCTCACGGGAATGGGTGCCCCCTAATGATCCACCAGCTGTTAATGGTATGTCCAAACCAACTTTCCAGTTATTTGAGACTGAAGAGGTAGAATCTTTTACAACAGCTTCACTTGACTCATACATTTTGCTGGAAATCTTCTGTGAACACTTTGAAATTGATCTCCAGAATACCACAGCAATGGGCAGCTTCTCCTTTTTTCCGTTTAAGTATCTGTTTTTATGCAATTTGCAGCTGCCGTTTCCTGTGTTCCACGTTTCCATGTCGATGACATAGGAACCTTTACGCTCCATCTTCACAATGTCAAAGCCCTCTCCTCCAAGGTTGTACCCAGGGACAAAGTCAGAATTCTTGCAATCTTCTGGACTCCCCAGTATCAGTTGATCTTCAGCAGTGATCACAGAGATCAGAGAGTAGCACAGCCACCAGCCCACAAGGCAATTACGCATCCACCCCATCATATGAGATAACTGCAAAGTTCaatgtattttaaagtaattcAAATGACAAATAAGTGGTGAATTAGAAAACTGAACTCTTTATCTGAGATAAGAATAATTTCAGACCAAATGACACTGCTTTTTAAAGACCGTAGCAGAGGGAGGGACTGTCTTCTTCACTCTATTTAAACACCTGTGGTTGACCACTAAAACTAACACTGTGACGTGTGCAAATGTACCTTAGGTGATGCATTGGTGTTCAACTCCTGCCAGTATGATTTAGAAGACCTATTATAAATCAGCATTCTTAATCTTAGTAATTATATAGCAGAAAAAAGTGAAGGTTCAGATTATAGGTACATGACAGTCTCCTAACCTCAACATCACTGAGCCATTTAGAACAGCCAAACTAAAAGACAGGTTTGAAAGGTAAGTTTCAgttatggatttttaaaaatttgtgcTGATCCAATTGGGCCATTTCTGAAGTTATGTGACACTTGGCCCCAAATCTAcaacctcccccctcccccaaaaaagttttttgtaaACAGTTACAGATGTGTATACATTTTCCTCCACTCACTCCTGTGTAAAAATATCACATCAACATTGCAGTGACTCTAacactagtaaaaaaaaaaccacaccaaTAGCGGTGTGATACATTACAATTAGTTCAACGTCTGTAACCTGCGGCTGAGAGATGGCATAGTCAAAGCCTTTCAAAGAAGCAAACTGTCCTGCTGAAAAGTGTATTGAGAAGAAGAAGCAACTGAGAATTATTTCCTGGCTGAGTTtctacttttgttgttttgtgttaaaaTCAAAAGAGGTTCTACGTGCTCTCCTGCCACTCACATCCTTCCTTCCCTTTCTGACATAGAGACGTCCACATGGTGTACCTAATAAGATGGTCAGTTAGTGTAGATACAAAGAAGgtgtttattataaagtgtCTGCTAAAGTGTCTTAAAGGACAGGACTTGTTTGGTCtgatcagaatttttttttttttttaccatcaaAACATGCTGCTACATGTAACAAGTTCAATTTTGCTCAGTAGTTTGGtaagttaataaatgttttttttataaatttaaataGCAGACATGTGATACAATTAAATAGCAAACATGAGAGCTCTTTGCACTGTGAAAAATGAAACTATACATTAGAATGCTTTATGATTTGTCACCAGACTAAGTGCATACAAAGTtcacaccttttttttaacacaatctCTTAACACAATCTAAAGGCAACATTTGTCACAGccctgtttcaatgtatctccAGTATGTGCTAAAGAGGTACCTTCACATTTACATGCAAGTAGTAATGTCtaaaccaaattaaaaaattaaaatatatttacaaactaACTTCACAATAATTAAATAGATATTACATATCTTGAATTCAACTTGAATGGCTTAGGGAAAATGCTTCTCTGGTTTTGCTCTGGAGCTATGAGATTAATGCATCTTATTTTATGACCACCTAATTAGCATTCTGCAAACTCAGTGCAAATCTAAACAAGCAAAATTCAACAAGAATTGTTCAACAACAAAAGACCTATATGGCAAGGTGAGCACATTTCCAACCAGCTGGacaacatttacagcatttagctgacgctttatacaaaacaacttaaaattatgactgaatacactttgaacaattgagggttaaagagCTTGCTTAAGAACCCAATAgttgcaacttggcagtggtggggcttgagctGGCAGCTTTCTCACTAATAGTCAAACACCTAAAGCACTAGGCCACTGCTGCCCTGCATAAGTGAGACTGCATAAATCAGAAATAGAAGCAAAACCAGCTTTATCATTCCAACTTGACTGATGAGACAAACAGGACTATTTACAGATATAAATGAAGCACAAAAAAGGTAATCAAAGGCAAGCAAAATAGacttaattaaaataagatgaaattACCCAGAGGTATTTTAAGATAGAAGCATAAGACTTTATTTGTCATTGTAGGTCCACAATGAAGATTTGTTTGGTAGCTCacagggacaccagcagcaataaaataaaacagcaacaaaaataaaaaggctgcatatgtatatgtgcaaaCAATGAAGTGTAACATATGTGTATAACATGTCTACAGTCTACTTGGACAGTGCAAACAATGAAGTGTGAAGAGGAATTTCACAGTAAGCTGTAGACAGTAGGTATTACACCCACTGAATTAACATTTAACAGTATTAACAGTTCTGGATGTAAAGTGTGGTGGTAAAGTAAAGGTGTGGGCGAGGCAGGCTGGTTTGTTTCTTGTCATCAGACCTCAGCAGATTTGGGTGTGTGATTGTGGTGTGGGGTGCATTGGAGGCTACAGCTCTGGGAAAGAAACTGCTCCTAGGTCTATTAGTGTGTGTCTTGAGGGTCCTACGCAGTTCTCTGTGCAGTTTTAACTAGCTACATCAGATCTCTCCAGTTTTCTGTAGTGCAGCTGGTGTACTACACTGTGATGCAGTAGCAGAGATGCTCTCTGTTGTCCTGCTGTAGAAATTCACTAAGAGCTGAGAAAGATGTTTAAACTTCTTCAAGAAGGAAAGCCTCTGTTGATCCTTTTTCACCAGATGGGATGTGCTAAGTGTCCGTGTCAGATCCTTTGTGATGTGGAGTCCCAGGAATCTGATTTCATTGACCTCTGTCTCTTCATTATTTATGTGGAAGGGGTGAGGTGTTGTTTTCCTGGATCTCCTAAAGCCCACAACAATCTCCTGTGTATTAGTGGTGTTCAGGACCAGGTTATTGTCCAAACATCACCCGACCAGATGTTGaacctcctctctgcagtctcATCATTTCCAGATATCAGTTCCGCTTTTGTGGTGTCATTAGCAAAACTTCACTGTAGTATAAGAGGGGATGGGTGTACAGTCATGCATGAATAGACTGATCAAGGCTGGGCTGAGGACACAACCCTGTGGTGCTCCTGTGCTCAGTGTGAGAGTGGACGAAGGGCAGTTCCCCCACCCTGACGTTCTCTGTTCTGTTAGTGAGGAAGTCCAGAATCCATGAGCAGCTTGTAGTGGTTAATCTGAGGTTGCTGGGGTTATCTACCAGTTTATGGGGGGCTGTTGTGTTGAAAGTGAAGCTACATTTGTAGAATTTATACATTGATATAGGTCTATGTGGGACAATGGGGTAtagatgaaatattttattactgaaaAGTAAGTTATATGCTAATAGGCTTATGTGTAATGAGGGCCACAACCCTGAGGAAAACCTGGCTTTGTGTCTGGCTGTACTGACTATTGAGATTGTTCTGAGTCTTCTGCCTGATAAAAGAGCCTGAAGAAGGTGgagtaagagtgagagatgggTCAGCTATGGTCAGTTATGGTCAGTTATGGCCAGTTATAGTCAACTATGGTCAGTTATGGTCAGTTATAGTCAACTATGGTCAGTTATGGTCAGTTATGGCCAGTTATGGTCAGCTATGGTCAGTTATGGTCAGTTATAGTCTTACTAgcactttttgtttctctgcttttgtaaTGTCCTACAGAGTTGGCAGACAAAATCCGACACATCTCTGCAGTAGAGATTATACGCTGGACAGTCCAGAACAGAGAGGCTTGTTGAATTTCTTATGCAGCCTTTGAAATAACATTCTTTGGTTATATCTCTAGGGAAAAGTGGAGGTCACGCTCCATGTGACATCCTCTAAATCTGAACAGCTTTTACATAGCATAAGATATTAACTacactgctgctctgtggtGAAATCAAGCAAAGATATCACAGTGTTGGGTGTCTTGCTTGAAACTGTACCAGCTCTATGGAGGAGCAGTCATTAGTTTAAAGACTGAAGAGATGGGGtgaaagcacacagacatgaaggGCCACAGTATGGAGGTTCTAGGAATCTGATGTGAGTATTCCCAGCTTCACTTCCTGTCATCTGTCAGGAAATTTGTGATTGTTACTTCCTTGGATGTTGTGAAATTGTTATTCGTGCCGTTGTGCTTTGAGGTTTTGCTTTATAGGCTACCCGCACGAGTGCACTTTGAAAGGAACCAGTGAGATGTGGAGATGTGACTCATGGCAATGGAAATTGGTGGTGGTAGCTCATtcgttaaggtacttgactagtaatcagaaggtttacTAGTTCAAGCTCTATCAAGTcaccactgttggacccctaaTTTACTAacttgctcaagttgtattcagtgatagttgtaagttgctttggataaaagtgccaactaaatgtaaatggataaCCTTATTGGCAAATGGGAGAATTAACTCTTTAAATATCTATGTTGTTTATGTGTTGTTGAGCCATTGTATTTTGGTCAGTAGTCACCACACGACCACAGTAGACACAATTCTGTAGGGCTCTGAATTTGTACATTGCTGTTTAGTTATAGGCTTTCTTTGAAATAGGGGCTTATTTACCCCCTTTCATCCAAGGTTAGTTGAATGGGGCCTTAGGAGTTTGTACTTCCCTGTCTAGTTTGGTTCTTAGATAGAGCCTTGGACTGTATACCGAATGTAATGTTCTATAGGatctttagatagggccttagcagtgtgtactgagtgtaatgttccatggggtctttagatagggccttagcagtgtgtactgagtgtaatgttccatggggtctttagatagggccttagcagtgtcTACTGAGTGTAATATTCCATagggtctttagatagggccttagcagtgtgtactgagtgtaatgttccatagggtctttagatagggccttagcagtgtctactgagtgtaatgttccatagggtctttagatagggccttagcagtgtgtactgagtgtaatgtttcatagtgtctttagatagggccttagcagtgtctactgagtgtaatgttccataGGGTCTTTAGATAaggccttagcagtgtgtactgaatgtaatgtttcatagtgtctttagatagggccgtagcagtgtgtactgagtgtaatgttccatagtgtctttagatagggccttagtagtgtgtactgtgtgtaatgTTCCATAGGGTCTTTAGATAGGGacttagcagtgtgtactgagtgtaatgctTCATAgtgtctttagatagggccgtagcagtgtgtactgagtgtaatgttccatagggtctttagatagggacttagcagtgtgtactgagtgtaatgtttcatagtgtctttagatagggccgtagcagtgtgtactgagtgtaatgttccatagtgtctttagatagggccttagtagtgtgtactgagtgtaatgttccataGGGTCTTTACATAGGGacttagcagtgtgtactgagtgtaatgtttcatagtgtctttagatagggccttagcagtgtgtactgagtgtaatgttccatggggtctttagatagggccttagcagtgtgtactgagtgtaatttTCCATagggtctttagatagggccttagcagtgtgtattgagtgtaatgttccatggggtctttagatagggccttagcagtgtgtactgagtgtaatgttccaaagtgtctttagatagggccttagcagtgtgtactgagtgtaatgtttcatagtgtctttagatagggccttagcagtgtgtactgagtgtaatgttccatggggtctttagatagggccttagcagtgtgtactgagtgtaatgttccatagtgtctttagatagggccttagcagtgtgtattgagtgtaatgttccatggggtctttagatagggccttagcagtgtgtactgagtgtaatgttccatagggtctttagatagggccttagcagtgtgtactgagtgtaatgttctatagggtctttagatagggccttagcagtgtgtaatgagtgtaatgttccatagtgtctttagatagggccttagcagtgtgtactgagtgtaatgttccctggggtctttagatagggccttagcagtgtgtactgagtgtattGTTTCATagggtctttagatagggccttagcagtgtgtactgagtgtaatgttccctggggtctttagatagggccttagcagtaTGTACTTGACATTTAGTGGCTTTTTGCATTAGGCCTTGAGTGGTTATTTGTAAAAGTTCTTAAATTGGAGCTTAGAATTCTTACAGATAGCAGAAGTTTAAACCCCAAAAGAGGAGTACCGAGATTTACAGATTTACACTTGTCATGTAAATTGTAagtattgttctttttttatttggagTTGTATGGGTGCCAAGTATCTTTTGCCTTTTCTATATCCTGTTTTTGTAAAAGGGATTTAGAGTAGACATGTTATATGGGTAGGagtgttgtattttattatcttttttaaaGGAAGTTAGTGGTTGAACTgaatttagttatttttgtttgttctgttggtgtaagcccaccctgaagaaacactgctctttgggtttgtttttttcttgtaattGTTCTTTGTGCATTATACAGATAAAAACACAGTGGAATGTGCATATCTGTGGGGGTTTTTATGTAGAGCCCTACATAAAAAAGAATATCAAGGTCACAAGGATCGTCTGAGATAGAGCCATAACAGTGATTCACTGACACATGGAATCTGGCACAAATTGTTCAGTGAATTTGAACTGCAGAAGACACGGAATCCCTACTATTCATTTTCCTTGAAATTTTAACAGcatgtacagtggtgtgaaaaagtggtTGGCTCCTTCCTGATACCTTatcttttgcatgtttgtcatacttaaatgtttcagataatcaaacaaatttaaatattagacaaagataacacaagtaaacagaaaattcagttttttaaatgaaggttttaattattaagagaaaaaaaggcaaaccTACATCCCCCCCAGCTGTTAAAAcataactgtggtttatcacatctttggaaagctgagttcaatttctctagccacacccaagCCTGATTACTGCTatacctgttctcaatcaagaaatcacttaaataagacctgcctgacaaagtgaagtagaccaaacacccctcaaaagctagacatcatgctgcaatccaaagaagttcaggaacaaatgagatataaagtaattgagatctatcagtctggaaaatgttataaagccatttctaaagctttacGACtacagcaaaccacagtgagagccattatccacaaatggcgaaaacatggaacagtggtgaaccttcccaggactGGCTGGCTGACCAAAactaccccaagagcgcagcgacgactcatccaagaggtcacaaaagaccccacaacaacatccaaagaactgcaggcctcacttgcctcagttaaagtcagtgttcatgactccaccataagaggCTGGGTAacaatggcctgcatggcagagtaccaagacgaaaaccactgctgagcaaaaacaacacaaaggctcatctcagttttgccagaaaacatcttgatgatcccaagacctttgggaaaatactctgtggactgatgagagaAAAGGTTAACTTTGTgaaaggtgtatgtcccattacatctggcgtaaaagtaacacagcatttcagaaaaggaacatcataccaacagtaaaatatggtggtggtagtgtaatggtctggggctgttttgctgcttcaggacctggaagacttgctgtggtacaTGGAaacatgaattctgctgtctaccaaaaaatcctgaaggagaatgtccagccatttgtttgtgacctcaagctgaagcacacttgggttctacagcaggacaatgatccaaaacacaccagcaagtctaCCTCTAAATGGCTtaagaaaaccaaaatgaacactttggagtggcctagtcaaagtcctgacctgaatccgattgagatgctgtggcatgaccttaaaaaggcagttcatgctcAGAAACCCGCCCATGTGGCTGAATTATAACAATTCTGCAAaaatgagtgggccaaaattcctccacagtgctgtaaaagactcattgccagttattgcaaacacttgattgcacttgttgctgctaagggtgacccaaccagttattagctTTAAGGGGTAATCCCTTTTTCACACAggaccatgtaggtttggattgtTTTCCCCTTAAAAataaaccttcatttaaaaactgaattttgtgtttacttgtgttatctttgtctaatatttaaatttgtttgatgatctgaaacattgaaatgtggcaaatatgcaaaaaataagatattggGAAGggagcaaacactttttcacaccactgtatgtattattattgtaacagCATACATGTATGATTtttaacaaatacaatttaGTGAAGTAAAAGTTGCTCAGTTTACTGCAGAACTTAACAAGTTAATAATAGCTTAACTTAATTCTTTACTAATGATACTTTTATAAATTATGTGCAACATTGAACAAGATGTATTTCACTCTATTATAGATAACTAGATATAAGTGAAACTGATAAGTTGACAAGGGGTGTGGTATCAAGATGATGAAGtaaacacagagcacatgtaGACACATtgacagaatgaaaacaatCATGTAAATCACTTGGATGATGGAGTTGTGGAGGGGAACATCTTTTACtttcaagcttgggtcctctaccaaaGGCCTAgaagcttgagggtcctgcatagtatcttagctgttcccagaaCTGCATGCTTCTGGACTcatcctgggatctgctggaaccattctcccagtttggaggttacagcccctagtgctcctgTTACAacaggaaccacagttgccttcatgttccacatcttttctagcttcCAGTATTTCTTTAgctttcatgttccttgtttctgaTTTTGCTGTCACTAATTATGCAGTTATGTAATACTTATGTACTTAgtctattttgtgttttgacttTGCATTAATAAAAGTCTGTTTGTCAATAACAATTCActtgtctgtctttgtgaatgCTTTAATTAAACCATAGCAAACTTGCAGATAAGCAGAAATAGAAGCTAGCAATGgttataaacattacagttaCTACAATATGAAAGGAGAAATGGAAAATCAAGGTATTTCATAACTCAAAATAGTTTCACCTGTGGCACCTACAATCTGAATTGAGTTGTTTAACAAAACTTCTGCAGaaactttttctcctttcctccaaAATTGCTCTAGAAATAAAGCTTTTTTGAATGATTACTGGCTGTCTCAAGCTTCCACATATTTTTAGCCAGAATGCCATTTCTGGAGTTGAATATTTCAGCCAGAGAGGAGGCCATTGGAGAAGGACTGTAATCTGCACACTTTGGACCCTGTAGACTAGGAGCACATTCTACAGtataggaaaaaaagaaggtgCCATACTTAAACATACAAACCTCACTCCATTTTCCACTTTTAAGATCAAAATCACATGTACCTAGAAGGTCACTATTCCAGTAGGTGTCTTCATCATACACATTAAAGGTAAGCTTATTTTTCAGAGATATCGTGATGGAACCAAACTTAAATGATTCACTCCAGCGAGGATTGTCATTTTCATAAATCACTGCAGTGCGCCTAATTAGATCACCATATATGACTTCCACACTGGCATCTGTTCTGGAGAATGTATCTCCATATAAATCTTTAGCATAAAGTTTAAAGACCTTCAGTGTGGCAAGACCTCTTTCAGTAGGACAGCAGTTGGACAGTATATTTGTACTTCtttgacaaacacagacacagcggTCTCTGGCACTGTTATTCTTCCCTATTTTACAAGATTCAGAGCAAACTTGCTTTAAGGCATTATTCCTTATATACTTTTCTATGGCTGACTTCAATCCCTTTTTAGCAGGGTTATTATCATTCAGCAGTAAGTGGAGGGGTTTAAGAGTGTATGTCACTACGTCTGGGATGGACTTCAAGGATTCCAGCCACACTTTTCGAGCATTTTGAGATGTAGTGGAAAAAAGGAGGTCTTCATCATTGATGTTCCCTCCTGTAATCTCTGTTTGTCGGTCATCAAACATTGAGCTGAATGTTTCTTTAATATTCAGTTTCTTCTTTAGTTCTTGACAGTGAGAGAATTCTGTTTTCAGTCTTACACCTTGATATGTCCCTGATGCTTCTACATCCAAGCAGTCCTtagttgctgtgtttgtaaggCCATCCATTGCTGCTTTACAGGTTTTGATGGCAGTTACTGCCTTTATCTTCCCACCCAGATTGACTCCTGTGGTATAGTGAGTGCCGAATCTGTCAATTATGCTTTGATAGGAGT
Protein-coding sequences here:
- the LOC113568899 gene encoding perforin-1-like; the protein is MMGWMRNCLVGWWLCYSLISVITAEDQLILGSPEDCKNSDFVPGYNLGGEGFDIVKMERKGSYVIDMETWNTGNGSCKLHKNRYLNGKKEKLPIAVVFWRSISKCSQKISSKMYESSEAVVKDSTSSVSNNWKVGLDIPLTAGGSLGGTHSREATNAMAKSKEDKFSFTKHEVKCSFYSYKIASPPPLHQEFLQAVKSLYPTYDSHSYQSIIDRFGTHYTTGVNLGGKIKAVTAIKTCKAAMDGLTNTATKDCLDVEASGTYQGVRLKTEFSHCQELKKKLNIKETFSSMFDDRQTEITGGNINDEDLLFSTTSQNARKVWLESLKSIPDVVTYTLKPLHLLLNDNNPAKKGLKSAIEKYIRNNALKQVCSESCKIGKNNSARDRCVCVCQRSTNILSNCCPTKRGLATLKVFKLYAKDLYGDIFSRTDARVEVIYGDLIRRTAVINENDNPRWSESFKFGSITISLKNKLTFNVYDEDTYWNSDHLGTCGFDLKSGKWSEVCMFKYGTFFFSYTVECAPSLQGPKCADYSPSPMASSLAEIFNSRNGILAKNMWKLETASNHSKKLYF
- the LOC118241928 gene encoding perforin-1-like, which codes for MMGWMRNCLVGWWLCYSLISVITAEDQLILGSPEDCKNSDFVPGYNLGGEGFDIVKMERKGSYVIDMETWNTGNGSCKLHKNRYLNGQKEKLPIAVVFWRSISKCSQKISSKMYESSEAVVKDSTSSVSNNWKVGLDIPLTAGGSLGGTHSREATNAMAKSKEDKFSFTKHEVKCSFYSYKIASPPPLHQEFLQAVKSLYPTYDSHSYQSIIDRFGTHYTTGVNLGGKIKAVTAIKTCKAAMDGLTNTATKDCLDVEASGTYQGVRLKTEFSHCQELKKKLNIKETFSSMFDDRQTEITGGNINDEDLLFSTTSQNARKVWLESLKSIPDVVTYTLKPLHLLLNDNNPAKKGLKSAIEKYIRNNALKQVCSESCKIGKNNSARDRCVCVCQRSTNILSNCCPTERGLATLKVFKLYAKDLYGDTFSRTDASVEVIYGDLIRRTAVIYENDNPRWSESFKFGSITISLKNKLTFNVYDEDTYWNSDLLGTCDFDLKSGKWSEVCMFKYGTFFFSYTVECAPSLQGPKCADYSPSPMASSLAEIFNSRNGILAKNMWKLETASNHSKKLYF